A genomic region of Lytechinus pictus isolate F3 Inbred chromosome 2, Lp3.0, whole genome shotgun sequence contains the following coding sequences:
- the LOC129284234 gene encoding uncharacterized protein LOC129284234, which yields MTLDEKYATQARRAIRKSVDAGKPFFLYYSFQHTHDPQYADWRNTGATARGDYGDALAAMDWEIGQVMEELDQQDIWEDTFIFFSADNGPSLSKRWGGSVGLLKCGKATTYEGGVRVPAIAHWKGRIKPGYTLELSSTLDILPTVAKITGARLPNAVLDGVDMAPFLFNDGKSLRETFFYYSPAASEKQNSFAVRYKQYKAHFYTKGSTLSGVGHPDPDCRKTAKRTKHSPPLLYDLHRDPAEQYNIAYEPEYQDIIQLITRIREDFDGRMEWAVSEMHKPSYSEYMPCCNPGCEPQPYCCHCTLTSSIAYNPWELYTDIWQDSNREGKMKRKERKELYKREREEGRRQLGFNKDQKRGRDNAQDVFLDADLDRGAGRDRVRDGNRDNNRGIFDDPPVGVTDRDRVRDKPQRGWEKDSDGTRERMKVSPRGRVRIITAEDPPSRGVRDRSRDRPRDSGNTFGENQRDRRREGSRKEARLNGQVNIPDDARESAGSGSNLHYLNPSHLHTTSETPSPQNGRKESGLGYGGSGSHQGRDNLRDATGQTINNYFGSFVAWDSSNEQMDESSLGGIANPLADTQVQQVANTYEEAFETTPNAPLAFDIVIKDRRRHNRDQKNIDRRLERQNKKELRKIRFGTDQNDDRTFNF from the exons ATGACTCTGGATGAGAAGTATGCCACTCAGGCTCGCAGGGCAATCAGGAAGAGTGTAGATGCTGGGAAACCCTTCTTTCTATACTACTCCTTCCAGCATACTCATGACCCGCAGTATGCAGACTGGCGGAACACTGGGGCGACTGCTCGGGGTGACTACGGTGATGCCCTGGCAGCAATGGACTGGGAGATTGGGCAGGTGATGGAAGAGCTTGATCAACAGGATATATGGGAGGATACATTCATCTTCTTCAGTGCAGACAATGG ACCAAGTCTCTCTAAGCGATGGGGAGGCAGTGTAGGACTTTTAAAGTGTGGCAAGGCCACCACCTACGAGGGAGGTGTTCGGGTCCCAGCCATAGCCCACTGGAAGGGTCGTATCAAGCCTGGTTACACCTTAGAACTTTCCAGCACCTTGGATATTCTACCAACTGTAGCCAAGATCACAGGGGCCAGACTTCCCAATGCTGTGTTAGACGGTGTAGACATGGCACCATTTCTCTTTAATGATGGCAAG AGTTTGAGAGAGACGTTCTTCTACTACTCACCAGCAGCCAGTGAGAAACAGAATTCCTTTGCAGTTCGTTACAAGCAATACAAGGCTCACTTCTACACCAAGGGTTCCACTCTCTCAGGGGTGGGACATCCTGACCCAGATTGCAGGAAGACTGCCAAGAGAACCAAACACAGCCCTCCCCTTCTCTATGACCTCCACAGGGATCCTGCAGAACAGTACAACATTGCCTACGAGCCCGAGTACCAGGATATCATCCAGCTCATCACCCGCATTAGGGAAGACTTTGATGGGAGAATGGAGTGGGCTGTGTCAGAGATGCATAAACCATCTTACAGTGAGTACATGCCCTGTTGCAATCCTGGATGTGAGCCACAGCCGTACTGCTGCCACTGCACCCTGACAAGCTCAATTGCCTACAATCCTTGGGAGCTCTACACCGACATCTGGCAAGATAGTAACAGGGAGGGGAAGATGAAGAGGAAGGAGAGGAAGGAGCTCTATAAACGAGAGCGAGAGGAAGGCAGAAGGCAGCTGGGGTTTAATAAAGACCAGAAAAGAGGGAGGGACAATGCTCAAGATGTCTTCTTAGATGCTGATCTTGATAGAGGTGCAGGTAGAGATAGAGTAAGGGATGGAAACAGAGATAACAACAGGGGAATCTTTGATGACCCTCCAGTAGGAGTCACAGACAGAGATCGGGTGAGGGATAAACCACAGAGAGGCTGGGAGAAGGATAGTGATGGCACGAGGGAAAGAATGAAAGTCAGTCCTAGAGGAAGAGTCCGGATCATCACAGCTGAAGATCCTCCATCGAGGGGCGTTAGGGATCGGAGTCGGGATAGACCCAGAGATAGTGGGAACACTTTTGGAGAAAACCAAAGAGATAGACGAAGAGAAGGTTCGCGGAAAGAAGCCAGGTTAAATGGTCAAGTAAATATTCCTGATGATGCTAGAGAAAGTGCTGGTAGTGGTAGCAACTTACATTATCTGAATCCTTCACACTTGCATACCACCAGTGAAACACCTAGCCCACAGAATGGGAGAAAGGAATCGGGTTTGGGATATGGGGGAAGTGGTTCTCATCAAGGCAGAGACAACTTGAGAGATGCAACAGGACAAACAATCAATAATTACTTCGGGAGCTTTGTTGCCTGGGACAGTTCCAATGAGCAAATGGATGAGAGTAGTCTTGGAGGCATTGCCAACCCTCTTGCAGACACTCAAGTCCAACAGGTAGCAAACACCTATGAAGAAGCTTTTGAGACCACACCAAATGCACCATTGGCATTTGACATAGTGATCAAAGACCGTAGGAGACACAATAGAGACCAGAAGAACATTGACAGGAGATTAGAGAGGCAGAACAAAAAAGAGTTGCGCAAAATAAGATTTGGTACAGATCAAAATGATGATCGAACATTTAACTTTTGA